The Castanea sativa cultivar Marrone di Chiusa Pesio chromosome 11, ASM4071231v1 genome contains a region encoding:
- the LOC142615041 gene encoding uncharacterized protein LOC142615041, with protein MACILSTPSSSSSAAPFLLPSELLPSRAVKVKPNSLSWASSFPKLGIFGFVSNTSPPIPTLKKDSFIQAAYTRRSRGELAKRPNRKSWKQRTDMFMRPFLLNVFFSKRFIHAKVMHRGTSKVISVATTNSKDLRYSLPSLTDHNACRVVGQLIAERSKEADVFAMSYEPRKDERIEGKLGIVIDTIKENGIIFV; from the exons ATGGCATGCATATTATCCAcaccatcctcatcatcatcagcagcgccttttcttcttccctctgAGTTGCTTCCAAGCCGCGCGGTGAAGGTGAAACCCAACTCGCTTTCTTGGGCATCTTCCTTTCCCAAGCTTGGCATCTTTGGCTTTGTTTCCAACACAAGCCCACCAATCCCCACACTCAAAAAG GATTCTTTCATTCAAGCTGCCTACACCCGGAGATCTCGAGGTGAGCTTGCTAAAAGGCCTAATAGGAAATCATGGAAGCAAAGGACAGATATGTTCATGAGACCGTTTTTActaaatgttttcttttcaaaacgATTTATCCATGCCAAAGTAATGCACCGGGGTACCAGCAAAGTTATATCTGTTGCTACTACAAATTCAAAGGATCTGAGGTATTCATTACCATCACTCACTGATCACAATGCCTGTCGAGTTGTAGGGCAACTAATTGCAGAGAGGTCCAAGGAAGCTGATGTATTTGCAATGTCTTATGAGCCTAGAAAGGATGAGAGGATTGAGGGTAAACTTGGGATTGTCATTGATACCATTAaggaaaatgggattatatttgtttga